The genomic stretch TTAAAATTTCAGGCTTCGTTCTCCATTTTCATAATTTTTTGCAATTTCCCCAAAGCCCTGTGCTTTCGCGAAAGCAAAGTGCCGATTGGTACTTCCCACATTATCGATAATTCCTCGAATGATTTTCCTTCAAACTCCACTTCATAGATAATTGTCTTTTCTTCCGGTTTCAATTTGTCGATAGCAATAATCAATTTTTTCTGTAAATCCGGATTTTGGCTTATTGGTTCGTCCTCGTCAGAACTATCAACAAGCTTTCTCAACAAAGAATTCTCATCTCTTTCGTCGATAAAATTTTCGATTGAAGTATTTACATTTGGTTTTCGCTGATAATCGATAATTTTATTTCTAATTGCCCTATAAAAATAAGCTGCAAGATTTTCAATTGGTGCATTAATGTCGAGTTTAGAATAAATATTTATAGCAACATCCTGAACAATATCTTCGGCATCAGCACTAAAGTAATTATTGCTAAATCTACTATTCACATAATTAATAAGCTTATAGTATTCACTGTTAAGGAAATTCCTAAAACTATTTTTTATGTCGTTTTTAGCACTCATATATTATAGGACGCAGAAAAAAAATATTATTGCATTTTAGTAATTTGAAATTTGGATTACATATTTTAAATAAATTCGCAAATTTGAGTAAATGAAAAATGTAAACAAATAATTTAGGTAACAATGGAAAATGATTATATTTTTGTAATTTAAATTAAATATATATGACAGAGCTAATATCCATAAAAGAAGCAAGCTTATGGGCAAGTAAACATCTAAATAAAAATGTTACAACTTCGAATATTTCATATTTAATACAATACGGCAAAGTAAAAAAATATGCAGACAATAGAACAACTACTGTTAATAAATATGATTTATTAAATTATTACAAAAGTTTTAATGGCCAAAGAGAAACCGACTGGCGAGAAAAACTTGGTGATGATTTAAACTGGGCTTTGTCTTTCGATAATTTAAAAGAAAAGGACACGACAAAACATATTCATAGATTACATCCATATAAAGGGAAATTTATACCTCAACTTGTTGAATATTTTATTGACAATCATACTGATAATTTCAAAAAAGAAATATATTTTAATAAAGGAGATATTATTCTTGACCCATTTTCTGGAAGTGGAACCACAATGGTGCAAGCCTGTGAGTTAGGTATGCACGCAATAGGTATTGATATTTCAGCATTCAATTCACTCATTGCAAATGTTAAAGTTAGTGAAGTTGATTATAAAGATTTGAATAATGAAATAGAACAAATAACTGAGGCTTTAAAAGGCTTTATTTCTCAAAATAATAATGCACAATTTGAAAATGAATTACTCGAAGAATTAAATATCTTCAATAAAACTTATTTTCCTTCACCTGAATTTAAAATAAAAGTTAATAAGAAAGAAATAATAGAAAGAGATTATGCACAAAAAAAAGAAAGTGAATTTTCACTAACTTTCAACAAACTTCAAGAAAAATATAATCTGAATTTAAAACAAAACCGGACTAGTAATTTTCTTGAAAAATGGTATCTCAAACCCGTAAAAGAGGAAATAGATTTTACATTTAATGAACTCAAAAAGGTTAAAAATCATACTACAAAAAAGATAATAACAATAATATTGAGTAGAACAATTAGGTCTTGCAGAGCAACAACCCACGCCGATTTAGCGACACTCAAAGAACCTGTAACAAAAACATATTATTGTAGAAAACACGGGAAAATATGTAAACCCTTGTTTTCAATACTTTCTTGGTGGGAAAGATATAGTAAGGATACTGTGAAGCGACTTTATGAATTTGAAAACTTGCGAACAAATACAAATCAAGTCTGCTTGCAAGGTGATGCAAGAAATATTGATATTTTTTCAGAACTTAAAACTAAAAATTCTGAATTTGCTCAATTGGTAAATAATCAAAAAATAAAAGGTATTTTTTCAAGTCCACCCTACGTTGGTTTGATTGACTATCACGAACAACACGCCTACGCCTACGATTTGTTTGGTTTCAAAAGAAATGATGAATTAGAAATCGGACCTCTATATAAAGGTCAAGGACAAGAAGCAAGAAATTCGTACATTGAAGGAATTGCACAAGTATTAAATAATTCAAAAAAATATTTACAAGATAATTACGATATTTTTCTTGTAGCAAATGACAAATATAATATGTATTCAATTATTGCAGAAAAATCTGGAATGAAAATAGTAAACCAATATAAAAGACCCGTTTTAAATAGAACAGAAAAAAATAAATCAGCATATGCTGAAATAATATTTCATTTAAAAGCAAAATAGTTATGGAGGAAAAATCATTATTTCAAATTTCAGTCGAAGATGCTCAATCTTCTGCAAAATACAGAATCGGAAGAAAACTTTCAGATGAAGAATTAAATGATCTTCAAAAATATCTTCAATATGCTTTTGAAGATTGGGGTTTTATTTTAAAAGATGCTATTTTAAAAACAACAGGTGCAAAAGAAATAGCTACAAATTAATATTATGCCATTATCAATAGAACAAATAAAATCAGTTGAAGACACCATCAGAAATAGTCTGAGAAACAGATTCAACACCTATAATCCTGAACCAGCAGTAATGCCATTTCATACAAGATTGTTAGGTAAAGATAGACTTGCACTATATTCTTTTATTCATTCGTTGAATACAAATTTTGGAACTACAATATTTGAACCTGTTGCAGCTTCTTTGGCTTCAAGCAGATTTAAAGTTGTAAAACTTCAAATGAAATCTGGATCTCAAATAAGTGAAAAAGCGCAATATGAAATTCAGAAAATTATGGATGAATTAACCGCAGCTAATCAAAAACCCGATAAGAATAAGGAAATAGAAATTATCCGTAAAGTATGTCAAAAAGGCGAAATGCGAACCGTAAAACCTACAAGAGTTGATATTTATCTTGAAAGTGAAGATGATGAAATATACTTGTTCGATATTAAAACAGCAAAACCAAACAAAGGTGGATTTAAAGAATTTAAAAGAACTCTTTTAGAGTGGACTGCAACTGTTTTATCAGAAAATGCAAATGCAAAAATAAATACGCTAATAGCTATTCCATATAATCCATATGAACCAAAACCTTATAGTCGTTGGACAATGGCTGGCATGCTAGATTTGGAGGAAGAACTTAAAGTTGCTGAAGAATTTTGGGACTTCCTTGGAGGTAAAGGGGCATACGTTGATTTACTTGGTTGTTTTGAACGAGTTGGAGTAGAAATGAGACAAGAAATTGATACCTATTTTGCTCGATTTAATAGATAAGTTATCAAATTTAATCACAATATTTTTATTGTCAATAAAACTATTAAATTAACCAATAACCGAAAAAAATCTATTTTTGCAAAAAAAATTAGCTAATGGCATTAATAAGAGCGGTTCGGGGTTTTACACCTAAGTTTGGAAAAAATTGTTTTTTTGCTGAAAATGCAACAATTATTGGCGATGTAGAAATGGGGGATGATTGCTCTGTTTGGTACGGTGCAGTTTTGCGTGGAGACGTAAATTCTATTCGTATTGGAAATAAAGTTAATATACAAGATGGCACGGTTTTGCATACTCTATATCAAAAATCAACTGTTAATATTGGCAACAATGTATCTGTAGGCCATAATGTTACAATTCACGGAGCTACCGTCAAAGACAATGTTCTAATAGGAATTGGCGTAACAATTTTAGATCATGCAATTATTGGAGAAAACTCTATTATTGCAGCAAATTCACTAGTATTATCAAATACCATTGTTGAGCCCGGTAGCATTTATGCCGGTGTTCCTGCAAAAAGAATAAAATCAGTCGATCCGGGGCAAACAAAAGAAATGATTGAAAAAATTGCAAACAATTATCTTTTTTACGCTGACTGGTATAAAGAGTGATTGATTTCTTATTTATTATTTATTGGTATTAAAATACTATAAAACCTTGATTCTTAATAGCTAAACTTTTAAAATCGAATTTCAAGTTTAAGCATCATAGAAAAATTAAAAAACTATCGAAAGCACAAAATCACATATAGCAGTTTTTTCAGCAAACCTCATTTACGGCGTCAATTACACAATTGCAAAGGGCATAATGCCAGACTATATCCAACCATTCGGGCTAACTATGCTAAGGGTTTTTGGAGCAATTTTTCTGTTTTGGACTTTAAGTTTTTTTTATAAAAATGAGAAAATTGAGAAGAAAGATTTTTTTCGTTTAGCACTTTGCGGACTTTTTGGTGTGGCAATAAATCAACTAATGTTTCTGAAAGGATTAGATTATACAAATCCTATAGACGCATCAATTATAATGACTGTAAATCCAATATTAGTGTTGATTATTGCAAGTTTTCTGATTAATGAAAAAATTACATTCCTCAAAATCTTAGGAATTATTGTTGGTGCTGCCGGTGCATTAACTCTAATTTTATTCAGCGGCAAAGCAAGTTTTAGCTCTAATACATTTTTGGGCAATTTGATGATGTTGGTAAATGCTTCATCTTATGCAGTTTATCTTGTCATTGCAAAACCTTTGATGCTGAAATATAAACCGATTACTGTGATTAAATGGGTTTTTCTATTTGGTTCGTTTGTGATTATTCCGGTTGGATTTAAAGAATTTGGAGAAATAGTTTGGACAGAAATCCCTATAAATATTTATTTATCAATTTTATACCTAATAGTTTTTACTACTTTTTTCGCTTACTTGTTAAATATTTATGGTCTGAAGATTTTAAATTCCTCAACTGTAAGCATTTACATTTATTCACAGCCAATTTTAGCTGCAATTGTTGCAATTATTTTAGGCAAAGACTCTCTTGATTTTATAAAGATTTTGTCAACCATTTTAGTTTTTATAGGGGTTTTTCTCGTGAGTAAGCAACAGAAATGAAAGCTGATTGTAAAACGACTAAGGCATTGCTAAAAAGATTTCTGTCGAAAAATTAAAGGGACTGAAGTTTCTTTTGGGCTTCCTATTTTGATTAATTCCCAGGCATTGTCATAATCGTCAATTTTATTTTTAACAATTGAAAATCTATCTTGCCTTAGTGATGCAGATTCCAACCAATTCACCGGTTCAATACGGTATTTCATGACAGAACTTCCCGAAACTTTCACATCTATCTCAATATATTCTTGCTTTTCAAAATCAGGAATTAAAATTGTTATCTCTTTCATTTTGGCTATTGGTTTTGAACAACATTTTCATGAATTATTTTCCCATCGAAAAGTCTTATAATTCTCTGACAATAGTCGGCATCGCGCTGCGAGTGAGTTACAATTATTATTGTAGAACCGTTTTTATTCAAATCTGACAAAATATTCATAAGCTCCTCACCATGCGATGAATCTAAATTTCCGGTTGGCTCATCGGCTAAAATCAATTTTGGCTGAGTAACAATTGCTCTTGCCACAGCTACACGCTGTTGTTGTCCGCCTGAGAGCTGAATTGGGAAATGATTTCTTCTGTGAATTATTTTCATCTTTTCGAGAATTTCCATCACTTTCTTTTTGCGAACCGAAGATTTTTGTTTTAGATAAATCAATGGTAGCTCAACATTTTCAAAAACTGTTAGTTCGTCAATTAAATTGAAATTTTGAAAAACAAACCCAATATTCTCTTTTCTTAAAAGAGCTTGCCTTTTTTCCGATAATGTAGAAACTTCTTGTCTTAAAAATGAATAATTGCCTGAATCCGGATTGTCTAACAATCCTATTATGTTCAATAATGTTGATTTTCCACAGCCAGATGGTCCCATAATTGCCAAAAACTCACTTTCATCTACTTTAAATGAAACTTTATTTAATGCAATAGTTTCAATCTCATATGTACTGAAGACCTTGCTTATATTTTCTAACTTTATCATATTGTTTGAAACAAGAAATTCTAAAAACTAATTTTATAAAATGCAAATAAATAAATTATTCCTAAATAAATTGTAATTGATGATATTAGTAAAATAATATTCAGTGTTGAAATTCTATTTTTCTTTATTGCCCTTAATTCCATAATTCAAATTTTCTTGCAAAATTACATTTTCTATACCAATTGATATAATTACTTATAGTATTGACGTTTAGCTCGAATTATTATGAGAATAAATTCTGTTTTTGTTCGGAAACGAATTTAGGAATGTTCGATTTTGAACAGCTAAAACTATTTTTTTATTGTCCCGCAGATTTCGCAGATTATCGCAGATATGATAAAAAATCTGTGAATCTATGGAATAAAAGAATAGTTCAAATATATTGAAAATGAATCCATTCGTAAAATCATTGATTTTTTCTCGCAGATATCGTGAATTATCGCTAATGTGATTTATTAATCTGTGAATCTTTGGCAAATTTCGTTTTTACAATTTTCGGAAAATACTCTCATAAGAGAAACTCAATTTCGCCATAATTAAACTCAGAAATACCATCATTATTTTGCAAGAGAAGCTGTCCCAACTTATTCACTCTAACTATTTTAGCCTCAATGATTCCCGAATCAGATTTATATTTTCGAACTTGATTTTTCAAATACAAATATTTAAAATAATCATCGTCTAATTTTGAAAACTCTTTGCACTTAAGTTGAAAATATCTATACGAAAGGGATTCTAATAGTTTCTCAATTTCTATATTAATATCAAATTCTTTATCGGTCAAAATATTTAAGGAAGTAGGATTTGGAGCATTGCTATGGAATTTATGCTGATTTAAATTTAACCCGACTCCAATAATAGAATGACTCAAATAATCTGTTTGTATTGAATTTTCGATTAAAATGCCGGCAATTTTTTTGTCCTCAACATAAATGTCGTTTGTCCATTTAATTTTTATATTTTTTACAATTTTTGATAGATAATCAACCAGCCCAAGCGAAACTGCTTTCAACAAATAAAACTGATTTTCAGCTTTGAGGAAATCGGGAAAAACAAGTAAACTAAAAATTATGTTTTTGCCATTTTCGCTTTCCCAATGATTCCTCCCCTGCCCTCTTCCAGCCGTCTGATAGTTTGAGACTATGACAAAATTTTCATTTCTATTTTCATTTTCTAATATTTCTTGGGCAGCTTTATTGGTAGAATCTACACTCGATAGGAAAATCAGATTTTTTGTAAAAATATCTTTCTTCATTTTTTAATTCAATTTTTAGAAAATTCTATAATGTGAATCCTATACTTTAGCATACAATTTTGCCATAGATTCACAAATTTATAAACAATCACATCCGCGAAATCTGTGGGATAACATTAATCTAATTTAAGAATGAATTCATATTCAATAAATAAAAACTATCCAATTTTGCCAGTAAATTCCAGATGAGCTAAAACCAATCGCAGTTCGCTATAAGTTATATCATCTCCAAGTGCAGATTTTGCATCATTTAATGACTGGTTTTCGTGATTATTAAAATGATCGGATATAAGTTTAGTTTTTTCGCTACTCATCAATTTTTCAATAGGGATTTCGCCACTGGCAACAAAAGTTGCTAAATGACCTTCAATTGTAGATTCTACATATCCTCTTACTTTTGCAATTTCTTGGATAGTTTTGCCGGCATTCCACAAATCAAAACTAATTTGTCTGGTAGGAGTCTTCACTTTTTTTGGCTTTTCAGTTTCTGTCTCCTCTGCAAAATCCATTTCAATATTTTTCTCTTTGCAATATGCAATAGTCAATTCAAGAAGTTCTTTACCGAACATTTCAAACTTTTTCTTCCCGAATCCATTTATTGCTTTCAAAGATTTTGCGGTAACCGGCAATTGTTCACTCAATTCTCTCATAGTTTTTAAGTGCAAAACCATAAAGTATTCGCACTCAAGTTCTTCTACTTTTGCATTTCTCCATGCTACGAGTTCCTTATAAAACTCCGGATTCACAATATCTTCGCTGATTTTTTTGTTTGCTTTTTTATTTTTAGATTTTTGCACCTTTTCATCGAGCTTTGCTTTGGCTCTAACTTCCAAAAAATCTTTAACAATAAATCCATTTTTGCAATTTTGAAAGCAAGCCAATTTCAAGTTTGCCTCATCTGACACTTTATTTATAGCATCGTTTAGTAATTTCCTAACTGCTTTATTATCTGTTTCGATAGAAAAATCACCAAGACTTTCTGTTACATTTTGTGAAATTTTTTCTGAGAAATAAGTTGAGGCTTTTTTTATCCTTGCTTGCAAAACTTCATCATTTTCGGAATTGGCTGATTGAAAAAACAAATTATCTAATTGTTTGCCGAATTTCAAAGACACATCTAATACATCTCTTTCAAAATTTTTACTCACTTCGAGAAATACATCTAAAGGCTTGTCCTGCAAACTATTAGAATGCTCCCTTAAAAGCTTAATAGAATAAAGTATTAAAATCCGTAAGTTTTCAAAATTGAAAAGATCTGTTATCAAATGCTTCTCAAAATCCTTTTTTGAGCTTTCAAGTTTTGATTTGTCCGGCTGGTTTTCTTCAATATTTTTGGTGTAATTTTCTACAATATGGTTGTGCTTTACACTTTGTTTTTGAAATGGCGTGCTCAAAACCAAGCCATCAAACGATTTTAGCCGACTAAGTGCAACATAAACCTGTCCGTGTGTAAAAGCATCCTCAGCATCAATAATTGCTTTTTCGAATGTCAAGCCCTGACTTTTATGAATTGTAATTGCCCAAGCCAATTTAAGAGGATATTGTGTGAAAGTTCCGTCAATAGTCTCCGAAATTTCTTTAGTTTGCTCGTCTATTGAATATTTCATTTTTTGCCATTCAACCGGCACAACG from Bacteroidota bacterium encodes the following:
- a CDS encoding RNA polymerase sigma factor → MSAKNDIKNSFRNFLNSEYYKLINYVNSRFSNNYFSADAEDIVQDVAINIYSKLDINAPIENLAAYFYRAIRNKIIDYQRKPNVNTSIENFIDERDENSLLRKLVDSSDEDEPISQNPDLQKKLIIAIDKLKPEEKTIIYEVEFEGKSFEELSIMWEVPIGTLLSRKHRALGKLQKIMKMENEA
- a CDS encoding site-specific DNA-methyltransferase yields the protein MTELISIKEASLWASKHLNKNVTTSNISYLIQYGKVKKYADNRTTTVNKYDLLNYYKSFNGQRETDWREKLGDDLNWALSFDNLKEKDTTKHIHRLHPYKGKFIPQLVEYFIDNHTDNFKKEIYFNKGDIILDPFSGSGTTMVQACELGMHAIGIDISAFNSLIANVKVSEVDYKDLNNEIEQITEALKGFISQNNNAQFENELLEELNIFNKTYFPSPEFKIKVNKKEIIERDYAQKKESEFSLTFNKLQEKYNLNLKQNRTSNFLEKWYLKPVKEEIDFTFNELKKVKNHTTKKIITIILSRTIRSCRATTHADLATLKEPVTKTYYCRKHGKICKPLFSILSWWERYSKDTVKRLYEFENLRTNTNQVCLQGDARNIDIFSELKTKNSEFAQLVNNQKIKGIFSSPPYVGLIDYHEQHAYAYDLFGFKRNDELEIGPLYKGQGQEARNSYIEGIAQVLNNSKKYLQDNYDIFLVANDKYNMYSIIAEKSGMKIVNQYKRPVLNRTEKNKSAYAEIIFHLKAK
- a CDS encoding TdeIII family type II restriction endonuclease, yielding MPLSIEQIKSVEDTIRNSLRNRFNTYNPEPAVMPFHTRLLGKDRLALYSFIHSLNTNFGTTIFEPVAASLASSRFKVVKLQMKSGSQISEKAQYEIQKIMDELTAANQKPDKNKEIEIIRKVCQKGEMRTVKPTRVDIYLESEDDEIYLFDIKTAKPNKGGFKEFKRTLLEWTATVLSENANAKINTLIAIPYNPYEPKPYSRWTMAGMLDLEEELKVAEEFWDFLGGKGAYVDLLGCFERVGVEMRQEIDTYFARFNR
- a CDS encoding gamma carbonic anhydrase family protein; the encoded protein is MALIRAVRGFTPKFGKNCFFAENATIIGDVEMGDDCSVWYGAVLRGDVNSIRIGNKVNIQDGTVLHTLYQKSTVNIGNNVSVGHNVTIHGATVKDNVLIGIGVTILDHAIIGENSIIAANSLVLSNTIVEPGSIYAGVPAKRIKSVDPGQTKEMIEKIANNYLFYADWYKE
- a CDS encoding EamA family transporter, which codes for MESTKSHIAVFSANLIYGVNYTIAKGIMPDYIQPFGLTMLRVFGAIFLFWTLSFFYKNEKIEKKDFFRLALCGLFGVAINQLMFLKGLDYTNPIDASIIMTVNPILVLIIASFLINEKITFLKILGIIVGAAGALTLILFSGKASFSSNTFLGNLMMLVNASSYAVYLVIAKPLMLKYKPITVIKWVFLFGSFVIIPVGFKEFGEIVWTEIPINIYLSILYLIVFTTFFAYLLNIYGLKILNSSTVSIYIYSQPILAAIVAIILGKDSLDFIKILSTILVFIGVFLVSKQQK
- a CDS encoding ABC transporter ATP-binding protein, whose protein sequence is MIKLENISKVFSTYEIETIALNKVSFKVDESEFLAIMGPSGCGKSTLLNIIGLLDNPDSGNYSFLRQEVSTLSEKRQALLRKENIGFVFQNFNLIDELTVFENVELPLIYLKQKSSVRKKKVMEILEKMKIIHRRNHFPIQLSGGQQQRVAVARAIVTQPKLILADEPTGNLDSSHGEELMNILSDLNKNGSTIIIVTHSQRDADYCQRIIRLFDGKIIHENVVQNQ
- a CDS encoding biotin--[acetyl-CoA-carboxylase] ligase — translated: MKKDIFTKNLIFLSSVDSTNKAAQEILENENRNENFVIVSNYQTAGRGQGRNHWESENGKNIIFSLLVFPDFLKAENQFYLLKAVSLGLVDYLSKIVKNIKIKWTNDIYVEDKKIAGILIENSIQTDYLSHSIIGVGLNLNQHKFHSNAPNPTSLNILTDKEFDINIEIEKLLESLSYRYFQLKCKEFSKLDDDYFKYLYLKNQVRKYKSDSGIIEAKIVRVNKLGQLLLQNNDGISEFNYGEIEFLL
- a CDS encoding AAA family ATPase; translation: MDIQNNPQLQLAYDFVQFTGKNIFLTGKAGTGKTTFLHNLKKHSSKWMIVVAPTGVAAINAAGVTIHSFFQLSFGPQIPDGNSGGQASFNRFSKEKIKIIKSMDLLIIDEISMVRADLLDGIDSTLRRFKNRNLPFGGVQLLMIGDLQQLTPVAKEEEWGLLRKYYDTPFFFSSHALKCTEYISIELKHVYRQKDEHFIKLLNKVRNNKIDEEVIDILNSKYSPDFRNDNDGYITLTTHNAKAKEINDLKLELLNEESHNFDAEVSGNFPEYVYPTEFELLLKTGAQVMFVKNDPEAEKQFYNGKIGTIVEIDEDFVKVKCKGDNEEINVVPVEWQKMKYSIDEQTKEISETIDGTFTQYPLKLAWAITIHKSQGLTFEKAIIDAEDAFTHGQVYVALSRLKSFDGLVLSTPFQKQSVKHNHIVENYTKNIEENQPDKSKLESSKKDFEKHLITDLFNFENLRILILYSIKLLREHSNSLQDKPLDVFLEVSKNFERDVLDVSLKFGKQLDNLFFQSANSENDEVLQARIKKASTYFSEKISQNVTESLGDFSIETDNKAVRKLLNDAINKVSDEANLKLACFQNCKNGFIVKDFLEVRAKAKLDEKVQKSKNKKANKKISEDIVNPEFYKELVAWRNAKVEELECEYFMVLHLKTMRELSEQLPVTAKSLKAINGFGKKKFEMFGKELLELTIAYCKEKNIEMDFAEETETEKPKKVKTPTRQISFDLWNAGKTIQEIAKVRGYVESTIEGHLATFVASGEIPIEKLMSSEKTKLISDHFNNHENQSLNDAKSALGDDITYSELRLVLAHLEFTGKIG